Proteins encoded by one window of Halorubrum ruber:
- a CDS encoding DUF7501 family protein, producing MSDDHPPRDSPEWDNPDLCPFCGATLSDGGIGFIDHVSDAPECAERFEAWRAAIRDDIGGEWGG from the coding sequence ATGTCCGACGACCACCCGCCGCGCGACTCCCCGGAGTGGGACAATCCGGACCTGTGCCCGTTCTGCGGTGCCACGCTGTCGGACGGCGGAATCGGATTCATCGACCATGTGTCGGACGCCCCCGAGTGCGCGGAGCGGTTCGAGGCCTGGCGAGCGGCGATCCGAGACGACATCGGCGGAGAGTGGGGCGGGTAG
- the gnd gene encoding phosphogluconate dehydrogenase (NAD(+)-dependent, decarboxylating), translating to MELGVIGLGRMGQIVANRSLSAGHDVVAFDLSAEATAEAAEAGAEPADSVGDLCDRLGGEKRIWLMVPAGDAVDATLADLEPHLDDDDVVVDGGNSHFEDSVRRAEETDAAYLDCGTSGGPASAEAGFSLMVGGPEWAYEALVPVFDAVATGPDGHDRMGESGSGHYVKMVHNGVEYALMQAYGEGFELLTDGRYDLDMESVARTWNNGAVIRSWLLELCEEAFREEGSDLGDVADHVAGGSTGTWTVREALEQEVPVPIIYQALAERFDSRNEGRFSRRLANRLRYGFGRHEVARRSDGE from the coding sequence ATGGAACTCGGGGTCATCGGACTCGGGCGGATGGGACAGATCGTCGCGAACCGGTCGCTTTCGGCGGGCCACGACGTGGTCGCGTTCGACCTCTCCGCGGAGGCGACCGCGGAGGCGGCGGAGGCGGGCGCGGAGCCGGCCGACTCGGTGGGCGACCTCTGTGACCGGTTGGGGGGCGAAAAGCGGATCTGGCTGATGGTGCCCGCGGGCGACGCCGTCGACGCCACGCTCGCTGACCTGGAGCCGCACCTCGACGACGACGACGTCGTCGTCGACGGCGGCAACTCGCACTTCGAGGATTCGGTGCGCCGCGCCGAGGAGACGGACGCCGCGTACCTCGACTGCGGCACCTCCGGCGGGCCCGCGAGCGCGGAGGCGGGCTTCTCGCTGATGGTCGGCGGCCCGGAGTGGGCCTACGAGGCGCTCGTGCCGGTGTTCGACGCGGTGGCGACCGGCCCGGACGGCCACGACCGCATGGGCGAGTCGGGCTCCGGCCACTACGTGAAGATGGTCCACAACGGCGTGGAGTACGCGCTGATGCAGGCGTACGGCGAGGGGTTCGAGCTGCTCACGGACGGCCGCTACGACCTCGACATGGAGTCCGTGGCTCGGACGTGGAACAACGGCGCCGTGATCCGGTCGTGGCTGCTGGAGCTCTGCGAGGAGGCGTTCCGCGAGGAGGGGTCGGATCTGGGCGACGTGGCCGATCACGTCGCGGGCGGCTCGACGGGCACGTGGACGGTCCGAGAGGCGCTCGAACAGGAGGTGCCCGTCCCCATTATTTATCAGGCGCTCGCGGAGCGGTTCGACTCGCGCAACGAGGGACGCTTCTCGCGCCGACTCGCGAACCGCCTGCGGTACGGCTTCGGTCGACACGAGGTCGCGCGGCGGTCCGACGGGGAGTGA
- a CDS encoding threonine synthase gives METTEAFVGLTCVDCGETFDAEAATHRCPDCGGILDPEYDYDRIGLTPETLDARPDGSMWRYDELLPFPAETAVSLGEGATPLVECPALADAMGVGRVLLKDEGANPTGTFKDRGQAAAMTAAREHGASEVALNSAGNAGQAAAAYAARADLDAHVFLPSRAGFTQKAMTEVHGADLTVADPVDGNSQIGDAGKAYAEAMEEHPEWYSTKTFVTPYRHEGKKTMALELLAQLDWEAPDGVVYPTGGGVGLVGMHKAAREARELGWTDELVPMYAAQAAGCAPVVRAYESGADRHEPLADDEVDTACNGIAIPDPGASHLILEAVRQSDGGAVATTDREILDAAIEVAREEGLEVGATCAAAVSGAFALAESGEFGPDDTVVLLNTGAGNKDVDALRAHLGEREVEAEARADE, from the coding sequence ATGGAGACGACAGAGGCGTTCGTCGGCCTGACCTGCGTCGACTGCGGGGAGACGTTCGACGCGGAGGCGGCGACGCACCGCTGTCCCGACTGCGGCGGTATCCTCGACCCAGAGTACGACTACGACCGGATCGGTCTGACCCCGGAGACGCTCGACGCGCGCCCCGACGGGTCGATGTGGCGGTACGACGAGCTGCTCCCGTTCCCGGCTGAGACGGCGGTGTCGCTCGGGGAGGGCGCGACGCCGCTCGTCGAGTGCCCGGCGCTGGCGGACGCGATGGGCGTCGGCCGCGTTCTCCTGAAAGACGAGGGCGCAAATCCCACGGGGACGTTCAAGGACCGCGGGCAGGCGGCCGCGATGACGGCCGCGCGCGAACACGGCGCGAGCGAGGTCGCGCTGAACAGTGCCGGCAACGCGGGGCAGGCGGCCGCGGCGTACGCGGCCCGCGCGGACCTCGACGCGCACGTGTTCCTCCCCTCGCGGGCGGGATTCACCCAGAAAGCGATGACGGAGGTTCACGGCGCGGACCTGACCGTGGCCGACCCCGTCGACGGGAACTCGCAGATCGGCGACGCCGGGAAGGCGTACGCCGAGGCGATGGAGGAACATCCCGAGTGGTACTCGACGAAGACGTTCGTCACGCCGTACCGCCACGAGGGGAAGAAGACGATGGCGCTGGAGCTCTTAGCGCAGCTCGACTGGGAGGCGCCCGACGGCGTCGTCTACCCGACCGGCGGCGGCGTCGGGCTCGTCGGGATGCACAAGGCCGCCCGCGAGGCGAGGGAGCTGGGGTGGACCGACGAACTCGTCCCGATGTACGCGGCGCAGGCCGCGGGCTGCGCCCCGGTCGTCCGCGCCTACGAGTCGGGCGCCGACCGCCACGAGCCGCTCGCAGACGACGAGGTCGACACGGCGTGTAACGGGATCGCGATCCCGGACCCGGGCGCGAGCCACCTCATCTTGGAGGCGGTCCGCCAGTCCGACGGCGGGGCGGTGGCGACGACGGACCGAGAGATCCTCGACGCCGCCATTGAGGTCGCCCGCGAGGAGGGGCTAGAGGTGGGCGCCACCTGCGCGGCCGCCGTCTCGGGAGCGTTCGCGCTCGCGGAATCCGGCGAGTTCGGCCCCGACGACACGGTCGTCCTGCTGAACACCGGCGCGGGAAACAAGGACGTGGACGCGCTCCGCGCACACCTCGGCGAGCGGGAGGTCGAGGCGGAGGCGCGAGCCGACGAGTAG
- a CDS encoding helix-turn-helix domain-containing protein, with protein MSRTRLRLDLPAGSWLGDVSRGVPSATIRVAETIALDDDARRPADDDGSEALDDDGSDVAATVLIGGADRDRVEDALRGHDRVARATTVERRGDGRTLRVVCRAPVYLPAARAVGLPMASTVEVVDGRATVTVVGDRDRVEAFGRRLAGEGVTVGVAATGVDGPDRTLTEAQRDLVFDAVRSGYYDTPRRCTLTELAEANGIAKSTCSETLHRAEGRVMRRFVDGTGRFDSASDRVGTAAAGTAFSETAAFDERDADGPDADDLDADGDEPVRSAATEP; from the coding sequence ATGAGCCGAACGAGGCTTCGGTTGGACCTCCCGGCAGGGTCGTGGCTCGGCGACGTCTCGCGGGGCGTCCCCTCGGCGACTATCCGGGTCGCGGAGACGATCGCGCTCGACGACGACGCTCGGCGACCGGCCGACGATGACGGCTCGGAGGCGCTCGACGACGACGGCTCGGACGTGGCGGCGACCGTCTTGATCGGCGGCGCCGACAGGGACCGCGTCGAGGACGCGCTCCGCGGCCACGACCGCGTCGCGCGCGCGACGACGGTCGAGCGCCGCGGCGACGGCCGCACGCTTCGGGTCGTCTGCCGCGCCCCCGTGTACCTCCCGGCGGCGCGGGCGGTCGGTCTCCCGATGGCGTCGACGGTCGAGGTCGTCGACGGCCGGGCGACGGTGACGGTCGTCGGCGACCGGGACCGAGTCGAGGCGTTCGGGCGCCGGCTCGCGGGCGAGGGGGTGACGGTCGGCGTCGCCGCGACCGGGGTCGACGGCCCGGACCGGACGCTCACGGAGGCGCAGCGCGACCTCGTGTTCGATGCGGTCCGGTCGGGGTACTACGACACCCCGCGCCGGTGTACGCTCACGGAGTTAGCCGAGGCGAACGGGATCGCGAAGTCGACCTGTAGCGAGACGCTCCACCGCGCGGAGGGTCGCGTGATGCGGCGGTTCGTCGACGGGACGGGCCGGTTCGACTCGGCGTCGGACCGCGTCGGTACGGCGGCCGCCGGGACTGCGTTCTCCGAGACGGCAGCGTTCGACGAGCGCGACGCCGACGGTCCGGACGCGGACGACCTCGACGCGGACGGCGACGAGCCGGTGCGGTCCGCGGCGACCGAGCCCTGA
- the gcvPB gene encoding aminomethyl-transferring glycine dehydrogenase subunit GcvPB has translation MIHDQANYEREGENVREPLLSEKGQETVDVREESPLPDDLTREELTLPNPSEPETARHYTRLSQMNWAIDSGPYPLGSCTMKYNPKFTEDVAADTNAAIHPDRSERSAQGNLELQHRLQEVLAEIGGMDAVTLQPPAGAAGELTGILVAKAYHEHHGNDRSEVVIPASAHGTNFATAATAGYDVVELPSGEDGRVDLEALEAAVGDDTAALMLTNPNTVGLFERDITEIADIVHDAGGLLYYDGANLNALLGRGRPGDMGFDVMHYNVHKTFATPHGGGGPGAGPVGVVDELAPFLPTPRVREADEGSGYERFEPDHTIGKVHGFAGNWLVSIKAYAYIARLGDEGLADAAAKAVLNANYLAERIDLDVPFGPFHHEFAATAGDRDAADVAKRMLDFGVHPPTTKWPEMVPEAMLTEPTEIEGQSSLDDLAEAFNLAYADTDEALDAAPNRTAAGRIDQVGAARNPRLSWQALDGE, from the coding sequence ATGATCCACGACCAAGCGAACTACGAGCGAGAGGGGGAGAACGTCCGCGAGCCGCTGCTCTCGGAGAAGGGCCAAGAGACCGTCGACGTACGGGAGGAGTCCCCGCTGCCCGACGACCTCACCCGCGAGGAGCTGACGCTGCCGAACCCCTCGGAGCCGGAGACGGCGCGCCACTACACCCGGCTCTCGCAGATGAACTGGGCGATCGACTCGGGGCCGTACCCGCTGGGGAGCTGCACGATGAAGTACAACCCCAAGTTCACCGAGGACGTGGCGGCGGACACGAACGCGGCGATCCACCCGGACCGCTCCGAGCGCTCGGCGCAGGGGAACCTGGAGCTCCAGCACCGTCTCCAGGAGGTCCTCGCGGAGATTGGGGGCATGGACGCCGTCACGCTCCAGCCGCCCGCGGGCGCCGCCGGCGAGCTCACGGGGATCCTCGTCGCGAAGGCGTACCACGAACACCACGGCAACGACCGCTCGGAGGTCGTGATCCCGGCGTCGGCCCACGGGACCAACTTCGCGACCGCCGCGACCGCGGGCTACGACGTGGTCGAACTCCCCTCCGGCGAGGACGGTCGGGTCGACCTCGAAGCCTTGGAGGCGGCCGTCGGCGACGACACCGCCGCCCTCATGCTCACGAACCCGAACACGGTCGGCCTCTTCGAGCGCGACATCACCGAGATCGCTGACATCGTCCACGACGCCGGCGGCCTGCTCTACTACGACGGCGCGAACCTCAACGCGCTGCTCGGCCGCGGCCGCCCCGGCGACATGGGGTTCGACGTGATGCACTACAACGTCCACAAGACGTTCGCGACGCCTCACGGCGGCGGCGGTCCCGGCGCCGGCCCGGTCGGCGTCGTCGACGAACTGGCACCGTTCCTCCCGACACCCCGGGTCCGGGAGGCCGACGAGGGATCGGGATACGAGCGCTTCGAGCCCGATCACACGATCGGGAAAGTCCACGGGTTCGCCGGCAACTGGCTCGTGTCGATCAAGGCGTACGCGTACATCGCCCGCCTCGGCGACGAGGGGCTCGCGGACGCGGCCGCGAAGGCCGTCCTCAACGCGAACTACCTCGCCGAGCGGATCGACCTCGACGTGCCGTTCGGTCCGTTCCACCACGAGTTCGCCGCGACCGCGGGCGACCGCGACGCCGCCGACGTCGCGAAGCGCATGCTCGACTTCGGCGTCCACCCGCCGACGACGAAGTGGCCGGAGATGGTGCCGGAGGCGATGCTGACCGAGCCGACCGAGATCGAGGGGCAGTCCTCGCTCGACGACCTCGCGGAGGCGTTCAACCTCGCGTACGCCGACACCGACGAGGCGCTCGACGCGGCCCCGAACCGGACCGCCGCGGGCCGGATCGACCAGGTCGGCGCCGCGCGGAACCCGCGGCTCTCGTGGCAGGCGCTCGACGGGGAGTAG
- the gcvPA gene encoding aminomethyl-transferring glycine dehydrogenase subunit GcvPA, producing MSRANGTPYAPHTDDETAAMLAEIGVDDEEALFDIPEAVSFDGDFGIDARTERGIRDECARIFARNDDLTEFLGRGHYGHYVPSVVDHLADRAEFLTSYTQYQPEVSQGFLQALFEYQSMLVELTGLDVANCSMYDAATALGEAATLADRVRSTSGDTVLVPEQLREGKRAVLENYCDGADLAVETYPMADGTADVDALADRAGDDVAMVYAESPTVRGCIEERLAAIGDLADETDALFVLGSDVVALSVLESPAAVGADVVVGEAGSLGLPTAYGMGLGIFACSDEFLRQVPGRLVGASEDANGDRAYTLTLQTREQHIRKERATSNICTNQAWVALRAAIHAATLGPDGLVDLANDSVREAEALASRIDELSGAAAPVHDRHHFREFAVRVDQPAEAIAADLEGEGFAVHAIDDHLLQVCVTDLNAGETDGLVAAFEEVL from the coding sequence ATGAGCCGGGCGAACGGCACGCCGTACGCGCCCCACACCGACGACGAGACCGCGGCGATGCTGGCAGAGATCGGCGTCGACGACGAGGAGGCGCTGTTCGACATCCCCGAGGCGGTCTCCTTCGACGGCGACTTCGGCATCGACGCGCGCACCGAACGCGGGATCCGCGACGAGTGCGCCCGGATCTTCGCGCGCAACGACGACCTCACGGAGTTCCTCGGCCGGGGCCACTACGGCCACTACGTGCCGAGCGTCGTCGACCACCTCGCGGACCGCGCGGAGTTCCTCACGAGCTACACCCAGTACCAGCCGGAGGTGTCGCAGGGGTTCCTCCAGGCGCTCTTCGAGTACCAGTCGATGCTGGTCGAGCTGACGGGGCTCGACGTGGCGAACTGCTCGATGTACGACGCCGCGACAGCGCTCGGCGAGGCCGCGACGCTCGCCGACCGCGTCCGGTCGACCTCGGGCGACACCGTCCTCGTCCCGGAGCAGCTCCGCGAGGGGAAGCGGGCGGTGTTAGAGAACTACTGCGACGGTGCCGACCTGGCCGTCGAGACGTACCCGATGGCCGACGGGACCGCCGACGTCGACGCGCTCGCCGACCGCGCCGGCGACGACGTCGCCATGGTGTACGCCGAGAGCCCGACGGTGCGGGGGTGTATCGAGGAGCGGCTCGCGGCGATCGGCGACCTCGCCGACGAGACGGACGCGCTGTTCGTCCTCGGGTCGGACGTCGTCGCGCTGTCGGTGCTCGAATCGCCGGCCGCAGTGGGGGCCGACGTCGTCGTGGGCGAGGCCGGCTCGCTCGGCCTGCCGACCGCCTACGGGATGGGGTTAGGGATCTTCGCCTGCAGCGACGAGTTCCTGCGGCAGGTGCCCGGCCGGCTCGTCGGCGCGAGTGAAGACGCGAACGGCGACCGCGCGTACACGCTGACGCTCCAAACCCGCGAACAGCACATCCGCAAGGAGCGCGCCACCTCGAACATCTGTACGAACCAGGCGTGGGTCGCGCTGCGCGCGGCGATCCACGCGGCGACGCTCGGGCCCGACGGCCTCGTCGACCTCGCGAACGACTCCGTCCGGGAGGCCGAGGCGCTGGCGTCGCGGATCGACGAGCTGTCCGGCGCGGCCGCACCCGTCCACGACCGCCACCACTTCCGCGAGTTCGCGGTGCGCGTCGACCAGCCGGCCGAGGCGATCGCGGCCGACCTCGAAGGCGAGGGGTTCGCGGTCCACGCGATCGACGACCACCTGCTTCAGGTGTGCGTCACCGATCTCAACGCGGGAGAGACGGACGGGCTCGTCGCCGCCTTCGAGGAGGTGCTCTGA
- the gcvH gene encoding glycine cleavage system protein GcvH: MSFDVPDDRRYLESHEWATTGGDTVRIGVSDFAQDELGDVVFVELPEVGDEIAAGESFGVVESIKAVSDLYAPVSGEVVAVNEDLFDRPELVNEDPYGDGWMLEVEPADGGDAEGLLDADEYDGQIA; the protein is encoded by the coding sequence ATGAGCTTCGACGTTCCCGACGACAGACGGTACCTGGAATCGCACGAGTGGGCGACGACCGGCGGCGACACCGTTCGGATCGGCGTCTCCGACTTCGCGCAGGACGAGCTCGGCGACGTGGTGTTCGTCGAGCTCCCCGAGGTCGGCGACGAGATCGCGGCCGGCGAGTCGTTCGGTGTCGTCGAGTCGATCAAGGCCGTCTCGGACCTGTACGCGCCCGTCTCGGGCGAGGTCGTCGCGGTCAACGAGGACCTCTTCGACCGCCCGGAGCTCGTTAACGAGGACCCGTACGGCGACGGCTGGATGCTCGAGGTCGAGCCCGCCGACGGCGGCGACGCCGAAGGGCTCCTCGACGCCGACGAGTACGACGGCCAGATCGCGTGA
- the fen gene encoding flap endonuclease-1 — translation MGNADLRDLASIRDVPFEEIEGSVVAVDAHNWLYRYLTTTVKWTSDEKYTTADGTEVANLIGVVQGLPKFFEHDLIPVMVFDGAVTDLKADEVAERREKREQAEERRAAAEERGDAVEAARLEARTQRLTDTIQETTRELLELLDVPIVEAPAEGEAQCAHMAATGAVDHAGSEDYDTLLFGAPTTLRQLTSKGDPELMDLAATLEDLDLDRQGLVDVAMLCGTDFNEGVRGIGPKTAVTAVKEHGDLWGVLEARDAEIPNAEAIRELFMDPPAEDVAVDADVNPDVEAARAYVVDEWGVDADEVERGFERIAESQVQTGLDRWT, via the coding sequence ATGGGAAACGCCGACCTGCGCGACCTCGCGTCGATCCGCGACGTCCCCTTCGAGGAGATAGAGGGGAGCGTCGTCGCCGTCGACGCGCACAACTGGCTGTACCGCTACCTCACGACGACGGTCAAGTGGACGAGCGACGAGAAGTACACCACCGCCGACGGCACCGAGGTCGCGAACCTGATCGGGGTCGTCCAAGGGCTCCCGAAGTTCTTCGAGCACGACCTGATCCCGGTGATGGTGTTCGACGGCGCCGTCACCGACCTGAAGGCAGACGAGGTGGCCGAGCGCCGCGAGAAGCGCGAGCAGGCCGAGGAGCGGCGAGCAGCGGCCGAGGAGCGCGGCGACGCGGTCGAGGCCGCGCGCTTAGAGGCCCGCACACAGCGGCTCACCGACACGATTCAGGAGACGACCCGCGAGCTGCTCGAACTGCTCGACGTGCCGATCGTCGAGGCGCCCGCGGAAGGGGAGGCGCAGTGCGCGCACATGGCCGCGACCGGCGCCGTCGACCACGCGGGCAGCGAGGACTACGACACCCTGCTGTTCGGCGCGCCGACGACGCTCCGCCAGCTGACGAGCAAGGGCGACCCGGAGCTGATGGACCTCGCGGCGACCCTCGAAGACCTCGACCTCGACCGTCAGGGGCTCGTCGACGTCGCGATGCTCTGCGGCACCGACTTCAACGAGGGCGTTCGCGGGATCGGGCCGAAGACGGCGGTAACGGCGGTGAAAGAACACGGCGACCTGTGGGGCGTTCTGGAGGCCCGCGACGCCGAGATCCCGAACGCCGAGGCGATCCGGGAGCTGTTCATGGACCCGCCGGCCGAGGACGTCGCGGTCGACGCCGACGTGAACCCGGACGTCGAGGCCGCCCGCGCGTACGTCGTCGACGAGTGGGGCGTCGACGCCGACGAGGTCGAGCGCGGGTTCGAGCGCATCGCGGAGTCGCAGGTCCAGACCGGGCTCGACCGGTGGACCTGA
- the fer gene encoding ferredoxin Fer: MVSPFDVLEVDEDADDEAIERAYRERVKRAHPDQGGSIEEFQLVRRAYRELEARDDNGDGSDDGVDPADVDLSEGDDAREPQSTRVEFLDYEAVVDYGWSLDDDELFRKASHADLGPDAHGRLLVHPDESLLEAAERSGFAWPFSCRGGACANCAVYLAEGELSQPTDHIMPEDLAERGFRLSCNGYPLTDELSVVFNVKQRPELDDLILPPGPFTRR; this comes from the coding sequence ATGGTCTCCCCGTTCGATGTGTTGGAAGTCGACGAGGACGCCGACGACGAGGCGATCGAACGGGCCTACCGCGAGCGCGTGAAGCGCGCGCACCCCGACCAGGGCGGTTCGATCGAGGAGTTCCAGCTCGTCCGCCGCGCCTACCGAGAGCTGGAAGCGCGCGACGACAACGGCGACGGGAGCGACGACGGAGTCGACCCCGCGGACGTCGACCTCTCGGAGGGGGACGACGCGCGCGAGCCGCAGTCGACCCGCGTGGAGTTCCTCGACTACGAGGCCGTCGTCGACTACGGCTGGTCGCTCGACGACGACGAGCTGTTCCGGAAGGCCTCCCACGCCGACCTCGGTCCCGACGCCCACGGTCGCCTGCTCGTCCACCCCGACGAGAGCCTGCTGGAGGCCGCCGAGCGCAGTGGTTTCGCGTGGCCCTTCTCCTGTCGCGGCGGCGCCTGCGCGAACTGCGCGGTGTACCTCGCCGAGGGCGAGCTCTCCCAGCCGACCGACCACATCATGCCCGAGGACCTCGCCGAGCGAGGGTTCCGCCTCTCCTGTAACGGCTACCCGCTGACCGACGAGCTGTCGGTCGTGTTCAACGTGAAACAGCGGCCTGAGCTCGACGACCTCATCCTCCCGCCCGGGCCGTTTACCCGACGGTGA
- a CDS encoding OB-fold nucleic acid binding domain-containing protein yields the protein MGSCIICGTDVGGGRVCDSHQEDVVFDFRGDSPDDLVPSRFYRGVVDGYAEFGVFVDLAPGVTGLLHRSELDRRLDSLDWEPGDDVFVQVKGVRDNGNVDLGWSIRQAGREFRGVLVQESDGEHLPDEEPGGDDADEPEETASGTSAEPEASTHRDTDDDGESEESADETAAGDAEPADVEETDEPEAARNDGEASEPAESEAAAPGDDEEVGASEEPEATEGDESDAEPERASIETLGDAVGESVRIEGEVVGVRQTGGPTVFEVSDETGAVDVAAFVEPGVRAHPDVEVGDAVRVDGEVESHRGDVQVESEALVLLDGEAAETVRRRIAEALTDEARPEGLQPLGGDETVAELADGLLDAAEAVRRAILESRPIVVRHPATADGYVAGAAVERAVLPLIRDEHAKSDAEYHYFTRRPLDEPVYGMDAATNDATRMLQDRDRHDEKLPLFLLVGTGSTTESADGIDLLSVYGVDAVVVDAAVADPETRDAVDTLVSPELADVGGDETLSTGALVASLASAINDEVRADLRHLPAVSYWADAPERYVDLARDAGYDAERVAELREAVALEAYYQSYQDKRELIADLLFSDGGNLAAHVSEQFREKLETEIETADANVVTEAVDGVEFALLDTDGYTHRYDFPPTPLLLDDLHRRRADGEPFATVGVGTDELYVRTTADVSVRDVAERAAELAPNADVATAGVREGKIEFLSGERDAVEDAVVAAVAEAF from the coding sequence ATGGGATCCTGTATCATCTGTGGCACCGACGTCGGGGGCGGTCGCGTCTGCGACTCGCACCAGGAGGACGTCGTGTTCGACTTCCGCGGCGACTCACCCGACGATCTTGTTCCGAGCCGGTTCTACCGAGGCGTCGTCGACGGGTACGCCGAGTTCGGCGTGTTCGTCGACCTCGCGCCGGGGGTCACCGGACTGCTCCACCGCTCCGAGCTCGACCGCCGCCTCGACAGCCTCGACTGGGAGCCGGGCGACGACGTGTTCGTCCAGGTGAAGGGCGTCCGCGACAACGGTAACGTCGACCTCGGCTGGTCGATCCGACAGGCCGGCCGCGAGTTCCGCGGCGTCCTCGTCCAGGAGTCCGACGGCGAGCACCTCCCCGACGAGGAACCGGGCGGGGACGACGCCGACGAGCCCGAGGAGACGGCGAGCGGGACGTCCGCCGAGCCCGAGGCATCGACTCATCGGGACACCGACGACGACGGGGAATCCGAGGAATCGGCGGACGAGACCGCCGCGGGCGACGCGGAGCCCGCCGACGTCGAGGAGACCGACGAGCCCGAAGCGGCTCGGAACGACGGCGAAGCGTCCGAGCCCGCCGAGAGCGAAGCGGCCGCGCCCGGAGACGACGAGGAAGTCGGGGCGTCCGAGGAGCCCGAAGCGACCGAGGGTGACGAGTCCGACGCGGAACCCGAGCGCGCGTCCATCGAGACGCTCGGAGACGCGGTCGGCGAGTCGGTCCGGATCGAGGGCGAGGTCGTCGGCGTCCGCCAGACCGGCGGCCCGACGGTGTTCGAGGTCAGCGACGAGACGGGCGCGGTCGACGTGGCCGCGTTCGTCGAGCCGGGCGTCCGGGCGCACCCCGACGTCGAGGTCGGCGACGCGGTGCGGGTCGACGGCGAGGTCGAGAGCCACCGCGGCGACGTCCAGGTGGAGTCCGAGGCGCTGGTCCTCCTCGACGGCGAGGCGGCCGAGACGGTCCGTCGCCGCATCGCCGAGGCGCTCACCGACGAGGCCCGTCCCGAGGGGCTCCAGCCGCTCGGCGGCGACGAGACGGTCGCCGAGCTCGCGGACGGCCTGCTCGACGCGGCCGAGGCGGTCCGCCGCGCGATTCTCGAATCCCGGCCGATCGTCGTCCGCCACCCGGCGACCGCCGACGGCTACGTCGCGGGCGCCGCGGTCGAGCGCGCCGTCCTCCCGCTGATCCGCGACGAGCACGCGAAGAGCGACGCCGAGTACCACTACTTCACCCGCCGCCCGCTCGACGAGCCGGTGTACGGGATGGACGCGGCCACCAACGACGCGACGCGGATGCTCCAAGACCGCGACCGCCACGACGAGAAGCTCCCCCTGTTCCTGCTCGTCGGAACCGGTTCGACGACCGAGTCCGCCGACGGCATCGACCTGCTGTCGGTGTACGGGGTCGACGCGGTCGTCGTCGACGCCGCGGTCGCCGACCCGGAGACCCGGGACGCGGTCGACACGCTCGTCTCGCCGGAGCTGGCCGACGTCGGCGGCGACGAGACGCTCTCGACCGGTGCGCTCGTCGCCTCGCTGGCGTCCGCGATCAACGACGAGGTCCGCGCGGACCTCCGGCACCTGCCGGCCGTGAGCTACTGGGCGGACGCCCCCGAGCGGTACGTCGACCTCGCGCGCGACGCGGGCTACGACGCCGAGCGCGTCGCTGAGCTCCGCGAGGCGGTCGCGCTCGAGGCGTACTACCAGTCGTATCAGGACAAACGGGAGCTGATCGCGGATCTGTTGTTCTCGGACGGCGGCAACCTCGCGGCGCACGTCTCCGAGCAGTTCCGCGAGAAGTTAGAGACCGAGATCGAGACGGCGGACGCGAACGTCGTGACCGAGGCGGTCGACGGCGTCGAGTTCGCGCTGCTCGACACCGACGGCTACACCCACCGGTACGACTTCCCGCCGACGCCGCTCCTGCTCGACGACCTCCACCGGCGCCGCGCGGACGGCGAGCCGTTCGCGACGGTCGGCGTCGGCACCGACGAGCTGTACGTGCGCACGACCGCGGACGTCTCCGTCCGCGACGTGGCCGAGCGCGCGGCCGAGCTCGCGCCGAACGCGGACGTCGCCACCGCAGGCGTCCGCGAGGGGAAAATCGAGTTCCTCTCGGGCGAGCGCGACGCCGTCGAGGACGCCGTCGTCGCCGCCGTCGCCGAGGCGTTCTGA